One Hordeum vulgare subsp. vulgare chromosome 4H, MorexV3_pseudomolecules_assembly, whole genome shotgun sequence DNA window includes the following coding sequences:
- the LOC123451084 gene encoding uncharacterized protein LOC123451084: MERRRGRQKLKRRPESENFAAAFSAPLNPSPDFLLPPPHRHCHRQSARHIAPQIARRAAKAMSSAVVVRRARSRSSPGRFDSSRRTRPRVEEGQRPAGREEEEEKGDAASALPDDMLLEVFRRLPPPTGAVRCGSVCRRWRRVVSRAAGLPAPPRHFGFFRNHGPSPLPPFVPTAGVSLGLGFLPVSPACGVVLVDCHGHHLLLRELGGHRATELNLLVCNPLQKTFERLRPVPTSGHIVSCCTVVPGEGAEFRVLVLLFGQTSPSFYVLIYSSASSAWEVATGALKRPLKPQHGPSAVVGDVVYRLQSDVAPKCILSVNTAKATLSAMPLPNAEMPLYAGNNWIGKTEDGRLCFFAIREPLLLVTWVLESPRKWTQQEPLALRPLMTPATVGDLHGMKLSAKIGDQVSNGCKLVSFGGFCEATGTLFFVVADRVVSLDLKTLKMERLWHNDDEARPLGDLYPYEMVAWPPALKDLVNPLVKA; this comes from the coding sequence ATGGAAAGGCGCCGCGGCCGCCAGAAACTCAAACGACGCCCCGAAAGCGAAAATTTCGCTGCCGCCTTCTCGGCCCCCTTAAATCCGTCCCCCGATTTCCTCCTCCCGCCTCCCCATCGCCATTGCCATCGCCAATCCGCCCGCCACATCGCGCCGCAGATCGCCCGGAGAGCAGCCAAGGCCATGTCGTCCGCAGTCGTCGTCCGCCGCGCGCGCTCGCGGTCCTCGCCGGGGCGCTTCGACTCGTCGCGGCGCACGCGGCCGCGGGTGGAGGAGGGGCAGCGGCCGGCGggccgcgaggaggaggaggagaagggcgaCGCGGCGTCCGCGCTGCCCGACGACATGCTGCTGGAGGTCTTCAGGCGGCTGCCGCCGCCGACTGGCGCCGTCCGCTGCGGGTCGGTGTGCCGGCGCTGGCGCCGCGTCGTGTCCCGCGCGGCCGGcctccccgccccgccccgccactTCGGCTTCTTCCGCAACCACGGCCCGTCCCCGCTCCCCCCGTTCGTCCCCACCGCGGGCGTCTCCCTCGGCCTCGGCTTCCTCCCCGTGTCGCCCGCCTGCGGCGTCGTCCTCGTCGACTGCCacggccaccacctcctccttcgcGAGCTCGGCGGCCACCGCGCGACGGAACTCAACCTCCTCGTCTGCAACCCTCTGCAGAAGACGTTCGAGCGGCTGCGACCCGTCCCCACCAGCGGCCACATCGTGTCGTGCTGCACAGTCGTCCCGGGGGAAGGGGCCGAGTTCCGCGTCCTCGTCCTGCTCTTCGGCCAGACCTCCCCCAGCTTCTATGTTCTCATATACTCCTCTGCTTCCTCTGCTTGGGAGGTCGCCACCGGCGCGCTGAAGCGGCCCCTGAAGCCACAGCACGGCCCGTCCGCCGTCGTCGGGGACGTCGTGTACAGGCTGCAGTCGGATGTTGCCCCGAAATGCATTCTGTCTGTCAACACGGCCAAGGCGACCCTTTCCGCAATGCCGCTGCCCAACGCCGAGATGCCCCTCTACGCCGGCAACAACTGGATCGGCAAGACGGAGGACGGCCGCCTCTGCTTCTTCGCGATCCGGGAGCCTCTGCTTCTGGTGACATGGGTGCTGGAATCGCCTCGGAAGTGGACGCAGCAGGAGCCGTTGGCACTGCGGCCGCTGATGACCCCAGCCACGGTCGGGGATCTCCACGGCATGAAGCTATCGGCCAAGATCGGCGACCAGGTGAGCAACGGGTGCAAGCTTGTGAGCTTCGGTGGGTTCTGCGAGGCCACCGGGACATTGTTCTTCGTCGTGGCGGACCGGGTGGTTTCGCTTGACCTCAAGACGTTGAAGATGGAGAGGCTATGGCACAACGACGACGAGGCGAGACCCCTCGGCGACCTCTACCCGTACGAGATGGTGGCGTGGCCGCCGGCGCTCAAGGATCTGGTGAATCCTCTGGTGAAAGCATAG